Proteins encoded together in one Triticum dicoccoides isolate Atlit2015 ecotype Zavitan chromosome 7B, WEW_v2.0, whole genome shotgun sequence window:
- the LOC119337937 gene encoding uncharacterized protein LOC119337937: MLRLRRCVLTQLLSSRSASPVSQLRRLISAAAPVVSPNPSFAVENYLVDTCGLTGAQALKASAKLNHLRSPSNPDAVLAFLAGLGLSSAHIAALVAKDPKFLCAGVERTLAPVVVGLTGLGLSHPEIARLVSLGGAQFRCRSIVSSLQYYLHLFGSAEKLFRALKYGSCLLSSDLELVIKPNVAFLEECGLGACDIAKLCTYAPWLLSTKLERLQAMVACAEGIGVPRGSGMFRQALQVAFYGEENITAKVDHLKNMFRWSDAEVRIAVSKAPMVLTLSKDLLQRKSEFLVSEVGLEPAYMAHRLTLLTCSLEGRLRPWYYAVKFLKENGLLDHGRDYYAAVVLREKVFMEKFICPHKKAAPQLAEDYAAACRGEVPARFRFT, encoded by the coding sequence atgctcCGGCTTCGGCGCTGCGTCCTCACCCAGCTCCTCTCGTCTCGGTCCGCCTCTCCCGTCTCCCAGCTCCGCCGCCTCATCTCTGCCGCCGCGCCCGTCGTCTCCCCGAACCCTAGCTTCGCGGTGGAGAACTACCTCGTCGACACCTGCGGCCTCACCGGGGCCCAGGCGCTCAAGGCCTCCGCCAAGCTCAACCACCTCAGGTCCCCCTCTAATCCCGACGCCGtcctcgccttcctcgccggcctcggcctCTCCAGCGCTCACATCGCCGCCCTCGTCGCCAAGGACCCCAAGTTCCTCTGCGCCGGCGTAGAGAGGACCCTGGCCCCCGTCGTCGTCGGGCTCACCGGCCTCGGCCTCTCGCATCCTGAGATCGCGCGCCTCGTCTCGCTCGGCGGCGCCCAGTTCCGTTGTAGATCCATCGTCTCCAGCCTACAGTACTACCTGCACCTCTTCGGCTCCGCCGAGAAGCTCTTCCGGGCGCTCAAGTATGGCTCCTGCCTTCTCTCGTCCGACCTTGAGCTTGTGATCAAGCCCAACGTCGCGTTCCTGGAGGAGTGCGGGCTGGGCGCTTGCGATATTGCCAAGCTGTGCACCTACGCGCCATGGTTGCTTAGCACCAAGCTGGAGCGTCTCCAGGCAATGGTTGCATGCGCCGAAGGTATAGGCGTGCCTCGGGGCTCTGGGATGTTCAGGCAGGCGCTGCAGGTCGCATTCTACGGCGAGGAGAATATCACAGCCAAAGTGGACCACTTGAAGAACATGTTCAGGTGGTCGGATGCTGAGGTGCGCATTGCTGTTTCCAAAGCTCCAATGGTGCTGACTTTGTCCAAGGACCTGCTGCAGAGGAAGTCAGAGTTCCTGGTCTCTGAAGTTGGGTTGGAACCGGCATACATGGCTCATCGGTTGACATTGCTCACTTGCAGCCTAGAGGGCCGGCTAAGGCCCTGGTACTATGCTGTAAAGTTTCTTAAGGAAAATGGATTGCTAGATCATGGACGAGACTACTATGCTGCAGTCGTGCTGCGCGAGAAGGTATTCATGGAGAAGTTCATATGCCCTCACAAGAAAGCTGCACCGCAACTCGCCGAAGACTATGCAGCAGCTTGCAGAGGGGAAGTGCCGGCTAGATTCAGATTTACATGA
- the LOC119337935 gene encoding potassium channel KOR1-like isoform X1, which translates to MLFGNSNVDVSMIYVLYTPRYCKSSFIFDLLGCFPWDAIYKVSGHKELRYLLWIRLTRVLKVREFFTDLEKDIRVNYLFTRIVKLIVVELYCTHTAACIFYYLATTLPESMEGYTWIGSLQLGDYSYSHFREIDLATRYVTSMYFAIVTMTTVGYGDIHAVNVREMIFVMIYVSFDMVLGAYLIGNMTAMIVKGSATERFRDKMKEVIRYMNRNRLGKDIREQIKGHLRLQYESSCTEASVLRDIPVSIRAKISQTLYMPYIEKTPLFKGCSEEFLQQIVIRLQEEFFLPEEVILEQGSAVDQLYFVCQGALEGAAVGEDGQETILMLEQGNSFGEIAILCNIPQPYTVRVCELCRLLRLDKESFAHILEIYFTDGRKLLSNLTESNEYGKRVKHIESDITFHIGKQEEELTLRVNNAAFYGDLHQLTGLIRAGANPKNSDYDGRSPLHLAASRGYEDVVQFLIHQGADINLTDKFGNTPLLEAVRQGHDRVATLLFSKGAKLNLENAGSHLCIAVSKGDSDFIRGALAYGVDPNSKDYDHRNPLHIAAAEGLYIMAKLLVEAGASVLATDRRGTTPLDEGHKSGSKPLIMLLEQAKADELSKFPTQGEEVRDKMHTRRCSVFPYYPWDTDAKRKEGVMLWIPHTINELIRSAQEKLGLSSSCLRLLCQDGVTVQDVDMVNDGQKLYLVGDKDTGDSE; encoded by the exons ATGTTATTTGGTAACTCAAATGTGGACGTAAGCATGATTTATGTGCTCTATACACCCAGATATTGCAAATCAAGcttcattttcgatctccttggttGCTTCCCATGGGATGCTATCTATAAG GTTTCTGGGCATAAAGAACTAAGATACCTACTGTGGATTCGCTTAACACGAGTGCTGAAGGTCAGAGAATTCTTCACGGATTTGGAAAAGGACATCCGTGTGAATTACCTGTTCACAAGAATAGTGAAACTCATAGTTGTGGAGCTCTATTGTACACACACGGCAGCTTGTATCTTCTATTACCTGGCAACAACGCTTCCTGAATCAATGGAAGGATATACGTGGATCGGGAGTTTGCAGCTAGGAGACTATAGCTATTCCCATTTCAGGGAGATCGATCTTGCCACGCGTTATGTTACATCAATGTACTTTGCCATCGTCACCATGACAACTGTTG GTTACGGTGACATTCATGCTGTAAATGTTAGGGAAATGATATTTGTCATGATTTATGTTTCCTTTGATATGGTTCTTGGAGCTTACCTTATCGGTAACATGACTGCAATGATTGTGAAAGGCTCGGCAACCGAGCGATTCAGGGATAAAATGAAAGAAGTTATCAGGTATATGAACAGAAATAGACTTGGAAAGGACATCAGAGAGCAGATCAAGGGACATTTGAGGTTGCAGTATGAGAGCAGCTGCACTGAAGCCTCTGTACTTCGGGATATTCCTGTTTCTATTCGTGCAAAG ATTTCGCAAACACTGTACATGCCATACATTGAAAAGACACCATTGTTCAAAGGATGTTCGGAAGAATTCCTTCAACAGATT GTGATTAGGCTGCAAGAGGAGTTCTTCTTACCAGAAGAAGTTATTTTGGAGCAAGGGAGTGCGGTTGACCAGTTATACTTTGTCTGTCAGGGTGCACTG GAAGGTGCTGCCGTTGGTGAAGATGGTCAAGAGACTATTCTAATGTTGGAGCAAGGGAATTCTTTTGGAGAAATTGCTATTCTCTGCAATATTCCACAGCCCTACACTGTTCGTGTTTGCGAACTTTGCAGGCTCTTACGGTTGGATAAAGAGTCCTTCGCACACATATTGGAGATTTATTTCACTGATGGAAGAAAACTTTTGAGCAATCTTACCGAG AGCAATGAATACGGCAAACGGGTTAAACACATAGAATCAGATATCACTTTCCATATAGGGAAGCAAGAGGAAGAGCTTACCTTAAGAGTTAATAACGCCGCTTTTTATGGCGACCTTCATCAGTTGACTGGCTTAATCCGAGCTGGAGCCAATCCAAAGAACAGTGATTACGATGGGCGGTCTCCTTTG CATCTTGCAGCTTCCAGAGGGTATGAAGATGTTGTGCAGTTCCTTATCCATCAAGGGGCTGATATCAATCTGACCG ATAAATTTGGGAACACGCCCTTACTAGAGGCGGTGAGGCAGGGGCATGATAGAGTGGCCACATTACTCTTCAGCAAAGGAGCCAAGCTGAACCTCGAGAATGCCGGTAGCCATCTCTGCATAGCAGTATCGAAGGGAGACTCTGATTTCATTCGGGGAGCTCTAGCTTATGGTGTAGACCCAAACTCGAAAGACTACGACCACCGCAATCCTCTCCACATAGCTGCTGCAGAGGGCTTGTATATTATGGCGAAGTTGCTGGTAGAAGCTGGCGCAAGTGTCCTTGCAACAGACAG ACGCGGTACTACTCCTCTGGATGAAGGACACAAGTCCGGGAGTAAGCCACTTATAATGCTGCTTGAACAGGCGAAAGCCGATGAGCTCTCCAAGTTCCCCACACAAGGCGAAGAAGTGAGAG ATAAGATGCATACACGACGATGCTCCGTGTTTCCTTACTATCCATGGGATACTGATGCCAAGCGAAAGGAAGGGGTGATGCTGTGGATTCCTCACACTATCAACGAACTCATCAGGTCAGCCCAGGAGAAACTGGGTTTGTCCAGCTCATGCCTGCGCTTGCTCTGTCAGGATGGCGTGACGGTCCAGGATGTGGACATGGTCAATGACGGGCAGAAGCTCTATCTGGTTGGAGACAAGGACACGGGTGACAGCGAGTAG
- the LOC119337935 gene encoding potassium channel KOR1-like isoform X3, which yields MGRLPPLRRIPGADADGEGGFLRGLVIHPDNKLYRSWTRFIVGWAVYSSFLTPFEFAFYMGLPRKLFFLDIVGQVAFLIDIVLKFLVAYRDPDTYRIVYNPTSIALRYCKSSFIFDLLGCFPWDAIYKVSGHKELRYLLWIRLTRVLKVREFFTDLEKDIRVNYLFTRIVKLIVVELYCTHTAACIFYYLATTLPESMEGYTWIGSLQLGDYSYSHFREIDLATRYVTSMYFAIVTMTTVGYGDIHAVNVREMIFVMIYVSFDMVLGAYLIGNMTAMIVKGSATERFRDKMKEVIRYMNRNRLGKDIREQIKGHLRLQYESSCTEASVLRDIPVSIRAKISQTLYMPYIEKTPLFKGCSEEFLQQIVIRLQEEFFLPEEVILEQGSAVDQLYFVCQGALEGAAVGEDGQETILMLEQGNSFGEIAILCNIPQPYTVRVCELCRLLRLDKESFAHILEIYFTDGRKLLSNLTESNEYGKRVKHIESDITFHIGKQEEELTLRVNNAAFYGDLHQLTGLIRAGANPKNSDYDGRSPLVQITKIWLYASLPQHLAASRGYEDVVQFLIHQGADINLTDKFGNTPLLEAVRQGHDRVATLLFSKGAKLNLENAGSHLCIAVSKGDSDFIRGALAYGVDPNSKDYDHRNPLHIAAAEGLYIMAKLLVEAGASVLATDRRGTTPLDEGHKSGSKPLIMLLEQAKADELSKFPTQGEEVRDKMHTRRCSVFPYYPWDTDAKRKEGVMLWIPHTINELIRSAQEKLGLSSSCLRLLCQDGVTVQDVDMVNDGQKLYLVGDKDTGDSE from the exons ATGGGCCGTCTCCCCCCGCTCCGCCGCATCCCCGGAGCCGACGCCGACGGCGAGGGCGGGTTCCTCCGCGGCCTGGTCATCCACCCCGACAACAA GTTGTACCGGTCATGGACTAGGTTCATAGTGGGTTGGGCAGTGTACAGTTCTTTCCTTACGCCCTTCGAATTTGCATTCTACATGGGGCTCCCTAGGAAGTTGTTCTTCTTGGACATAGTTGGTCAGGTTGCCTTCCTTATTGATATTGTCCTGAAGTTTCTTGTGGCCTACCGTGACCCTGACACATACCGCATCGTATACAATCCAACCTCTATCGCCCTCCG ATATTGCAAATCAAGcttcattttcgatctccttggttGCTTCCCATGGGATGCTATCTATAAG GTTTCTGGGCATAAAGAACTAAGATACCTACTGTGGATTCGCTTAACACGAGTGCTGAAGGTCAGAGAATTCTTCACGGATTTGGAAAAGGACATCCGTGTGAATTACCTGTTCACAAGAATAGTGAAACTCATAGTTGTGGAGCTCTATTGTACACACACGGCAGCTTGTATCTTCTATTACCTGGCAACAACGCTTCCTGAATCAATGGAAGGATATACGTGGATCGGGAGTTTGCAGCTAGGAGACTATAGCTATTCCCATTTCAGGGAGATCGATCTTGCCACGCGTTATGTTACATCAATGTACTTTGCCATCGTCACCATGACAACTGTTG GTTACGGTGACATTCATGCTGTAAATGTTAGGGAAATGATATTTGTCATGATTTATGTTTCCTTTGATATGGTTCTTGGAGCTTACCTTATCGGTAACATGACTGCAATGATTGTGAAAGGCTCGGCAACCGAGCGATTCAGGGATAAAATGAAAGAAGTTATCAGGTATATGAACAGAAATAGACTTGGAAAGGACATCAGAGAGCAGATCAAGGGACATTTGAGGTTGCAGTATGAGAGCAGCTGCACTGAAGCCTCTGTACTTCGGGATATTCCTGTTTCTATTCGTGCAAAG ATTTCGCAAACACTGTACATGCCATACATTGAAAAGACACCATTGTTCAAAGGATGTTCGGAAGAATTCCTTCAACAGATT GTGATTAGGCTGCAAGAGGAGTTCTTCTTACCAGAAGAAGTTATTTTGGAGCAAGGGAGTGCGGTTGACCAGTTATACTTTGTCTGTCAGGGTGCACTG GAAGGTGCTGCCGTTGGTGAAGATGGTCAAGAGACTATTCTAATGTTGGAGCAAGGGAATTCTTTTGGAGAAATTGCTATTCTCTGCAATATTCCACAGCCCTACACTGTTCGTGTTTGCGAACTTTGCAGGCTCTTACGGTTGGATAAAGAGTCCTTCGCACACATATTGGAGATTTATTTCACTGATGGAAGAAAACTTTTGAGCAATCTTACCGAG AGCAATGAATACGGCAAACGGGTTAAACACATAGAATCAGATATCACTTTCCATATAGGGAAGCAAGAGGAAGAGCTTACCTTAAGAGTTAATAACGCCGCTTTTTATGGCGACCTTCATCAGTTGACTGGCTTAATCCGAGCTGGAGCCAATCCAAAGAACAGTGATTACGATGGGCGGTCTCCTTTGGTACAAATTACTAAGATTTGGTTATATG CATCTTTGCCGCAGCATCTTGCAGCTTCCAGAGGGTATGAAGATGTTGTGCAGTTCCTTATCCATCAAGGGGCTGATATCAATCTGACCG ATAAATTTGGGAACACGCCCTTACTAGAGGCGGTGAGGCAGGGGCATGATAGAGTGGCCACATTACTCTTCAGCAAAGGAGCCAAGCTGAACCTCGAGAATGCCGGTAGCCATCTCTGCATAGCAGTATCGAAGGGAGACTCTGATTTCATTCGGGGAGCTCTAGCTTATGGTGTAGACCCAAACTCGAAAGACTACGACCACCGCAATCCTCTCCACATAGCTGCTGCAGAGGGCTTGTATATTATGGCGAAGTTGCTGGTAGAAGCTGGCGCAAGTGTCCTTGCAACAGACAG ACGCGGTACTACTCCTCTGGATGAAGGACACAAGTCCGGGAGTAAGCCACTTATAATGCTGCTTGAACAGGCGAAAGCCGATGAGCTCTCCAAGTTCCCCACACAAGGCGAAGAAGTGAGAG ATAAGATGCATACACGACGATGCTCCGTGTTTCCTTACTATCCATGGGATACTGATGCCAAGCGAAAGGAAGGGGTGATGCTGTGGATTCCTCACACTATCAACGAACTCATCAGGTCAGCCCAGGAGAAACTGGGTTTGTCCAGCTCATGCCTGCGCTTGCTCTGTCAGGATGGCGTGACGGTCCAGGATGTGGACATGGTCAATGACGGGCAGAAGCTCTATCTGGTTGGAGACAAGGACACGGGTGACAGCGAGTAG
- the LOC119337935 gene encoding potassium channel KOR1-like isoform X2, whose product MGRLPPLRRIPGADADGEGGFLRGLVIHPDNKLYRSWTRFIVGWAVYSSFLTPFEFAFYMGLPRKLFFLDIVGQVAFLIDIVLKFLVAYRDPDTYRIVYNPTSIALRYCKSSFIFDLLGCFPWDAIYKVSGHKELRYLLWIRLTRVLKVREFFTDLEKDIRVNYLFTRIVKLIVVELYCTHTAACIFYYLATTLPESMEGYTWIGSLQLGDYSYSHFREIDLATRYVTSMYFAIVTMTTVGYGDIHAVNVREMIFVMIYVSFDMVLGAYLIGNMTAMIVKGSATERFRDKMKEVIRYMNRNRLGKDIREQIKGHLRLQYESSCTEASVLRDIPVSIRAKISQTLYMPYIEKTPLFKGCSEEFLQQIVIRLQEEFFLPEEVILEQGSAVDQLYFVCQGALEGAAVGEDGQETILMLEQGNSFGEIAILCNIPQPYTVRVCELCRLLRLDKESFAHILEIYFTDGRKLLSNLTESNEYGKRVKHIESDITFHIGKQEEELTLRVNNAAFYGDLHQLTGLIRAGANPKNSDYDGRSPLHLAASRGYEDVVQFLIHQGADINLTDKFGNTPLLEAVRQGHDRVATLLFSKGAKLNLENAGSHLCIAVSKGDSDFIRGALAYGVDPNSKDYDHRNPLHIAAAEGLYIMAKLLVEAGASVLATDRYHQTILHLLSVPSSLKPLRV is encoded by the exons ATGGGCCGTCTCCCCCCGCTCCGCCGCATCCCCGGAGCCGACGCCGACGGCGAGGGCGGGTTCCTCCGCGGCCTGGTCATCCACCCCGACAACAA GTTGTACCGGTCATGGACTAGGTTCATAGTGGGTTGGGCAGTGTACAGTTCTTTCCTTACGCCCTTCGAATTTGCATTCTACATGGGGCTCCCTAGGAAGTTGTTCTTCTTGGACATAGTTGGTCAGGTTGCCTTCCTTATTGATATTGTCCTGAAGTTTCTTGTGGCCTACCGTGACCCTGACACATACCGCATCGTATACAATCCAACCTCTATCGCCCTCCG ATATTGCAAATCAAGcttcattttcgatctccttggttGCTTCCCATGGGATGCTATCTATAAG GTTTCTGGGCATAAAGAACTAAGATACCTACTGTGGATTCGCTTAACACGAGTGCTGAAGGTCAGAGAATTCTTCACGGATTTGGAAAAGGACATCCGTGTGAATTACCTGTTCACAAGAATAGTGAAACTCATAGTTGTGGAGCTCTATTGTACACACACGGCAGCTTGTATCTTCTATTACCTGGCAACAACGCTTCCTGAATCAATGGAAGGATATACGTGGATCGGGAGTTTGCAGCTAGGAGACTATAGCTATTCCCATTTCAGGGAGATCGATCTTGCCACGCGTTATGTTACATCAATGTACTTTGCCATCGTCACCATGACAACTGTTG GTTACGGTGACATTCATGCTGTAAATGTTAGGGAAATGATATTTGTCATGATTTATGTTTCCTTTGATATGGTTCTTGGAGCTTACCTTATCGGTAACATGACTGCAATGATTGTGAAAGGCTCGGCAACCGAGCGATTCAGGGATAAAATGAAAGAAGTTATCAGGTATATGAACAGAAATAGACTTGGAAAGGACATCAGAGAGCAGATCAAGGGACATTTGAGGTTGCAGTATGAGAGCAGCTGCACTGAAGCCTCTGTACTTCGGGATATTCCTGTTTCTATTCGTGCAAAG ATTTCGCAAACACTGTACATGCCATACATTGAAAAGACACCATTGTTCAAAGGATGTTCGGAAGAATTCCTTCAACAGATT GTGATTAGGCTGCAAGAGGAGTTCTTCTTACCAGAAGAAGTTATTTTGGAGCAAGGGAGTGCGGTTGACCAGTTATACTTTGTCTGTCAGGGTGCACTG GAAGGTGCTGCCGTTGGTGAAGATGGTCAAGAGACTATTCTAATGTTGGAGCAAGGGAATTCTTTTGGAGAAATTGCTATTCTCTGCAATATTCCACAGCCCTACACTGTTCGTGTTTGCGAACTTTGCAGGCTCTTACGGTTGGATAAAGAGTCCTTCGCACACATATTGGAGATTTATTTCACTGATGGAAGAAAACTTTTGAGCAATCTTACCGAG AGCAATGAATACGGCAAACGGGTTAAACACATAGAATCAGATATCACTTTCCATATAGGGAAGCAAGAGGAAGAGCTTACCTTAAGAGTTAATAACGCCGCTTTTTATGGCGACCTTCATCAGTTGACTGGCTTAATCCGAGCTGGAGCCAATCCAAAGAACAGTGATTACGATGGGCGGTCTCCTTTG CATCTTGCAGCTTCCAGAGGGTATGAAGATGTTGTGCAGTTCCTTATCCATCAAGGGGCTGATATCAATCTGACCG ATAAATTTGGGAACACGCCCTTACTAGAGGCGGTGAGGCAGGGGCATGATAGAGTGGCCACATTACTCTTCAGCAAAGGAGCCAAGCTGAACCTCGAGAATGCCGGTAGCCATCTCTGCATAGCAGTATCGAAGGGAGACTCTGATTTCATTCGGGGAGCTCTAGCTTATGGTGTAGACCCAAACTCGAAAGACTACGACCACCGCAATCCTCTCCACATAGCTGCTGCAGAGGGCTTGTATATTATGGCGAAGTTGCTGGTAGAAGCTGGCGCAAGTGTCCTTGCAACAGACAGGTACCACCAAACAATACTTCATCTTTTATCTGTGCCATCAAGCTTGAAACCACTTAGAGTGTAA
- the LOC119337911 gene encoding potassium channel KOR1-like has product MGRLGSKRRVGEEAELEAVEEEKEYEVEEVHDRLQSSRNSRLALFGSDLRLGPRRRRPPRRPAVDGEDGFFHDHIILPDNKLYLLWTKFILVWAVYSSFFTPFEFGFFRGLPDKLFVLDIVGQIAFLIDIVLKFFVAYRDPDTYRIVRNPTSIALRYCKSSFIFDLLGCFPWDIIYKACGSKEEVRYLLWIRLTRALKVTEFFRDLEKDIRVNYLFTRIVKLIVVEIYCTHTAACIFYYLATTLPESMEGNTWIGSLKLGEYSYDHFRELDLIKLYTTSLYFAIVTMATVGYGDIHAVNVREMIFVMIYVSFDMILGAYLIGNMTALIVKGSRTERFRDKMKEVIRYMNRNKLGKEIREQIKGHLRLQYESSYTEASVLQDIPISIRAKISQTLYKPYVESTPLFKGCSAEFIQQIVIRLQEEFFLPGEVILEQGSAVDQIYFVCHGALEGVGIGEDGQEETILMLEPESSFGEIAILCNIPQPYSVRVCELCRLLRLDKQSFTNILEIYFVDGRKILSNLTDNNEYGGRVKQIESDITFHIGKQEAELTLRVNSAAFYGDLNQLKGLIRAGADPKNTDYDGRSPLHLAASKGYEDVAQFLIHEGADIDLADKFGNTPLLEAVKQGHDRVATLLFSRGAKLNLENAGSHLCMAVSKGDSDFVRRALAYGADPDSKDYDHRSPLHIAAAEGLYMMAKMLVDAGASAFATDRWGTTPLDEGRKSGSKPLMLLLEQAKADELSKFPARGEEVRDRMHPRRCSVFPNHPWDDGAERREGVTLWIPHTIDGLVRSAQEKLGLSGSGLRLLGEDGARVQEVDMVHDGQKLYLVGGDDGAGQ; this is encoded by the exons ATGGGCAGGCTGGGGTCGAAGAGGAGGGTCGGGGAGGAGGCGGAGTTGGAGGCGGtcgaggaggagaaggagtacgaggtGGAGGAGGTGCACGACCGGCTCCAGTCGTCGCGGAACAGCCGCCTTGCGCTCTTCGGCTCCGACCTCCGGCTCGGCCCGCGCCGCcggcgcccccctcgccgccccgccgtcgaCGGCGAGGACGGGTTCTTCCACGACCACATCATCCTCCCCGACAACAA GTTGTACCTGTTATGGACCAAGTTCATACTGGTTTGGGCGGTGTACAGTTCCTTCTTTACGCCCTTCGAATTCGGCTTCTTCCGGGGACTCCCCGACAAACTGTTCGTCTTGGACATAGTTGGGCAGATTGCCTTCCTCATTGATATTGTTCTCAAGTTTTTCGTGGCCTACCGCGACCCCGACACGTACCGCATCGTACGCAATCCGACCTCTATCGCCCTCCG GTATTGCAAATCAAGcttcatttttgatctccttggttGCTTCCCATGGGATATTATCTACAAG GCTTGTGGCAGTAAAGAAGAAGTAAGATACCTATTGTGGATCCGTTTAACACGAGCTCTGAAGGTAACAGAATTCTTCAGGGATTTGGAAAAGGACATCCGTGTGAACTATCTGTTCACAAGAATAGTGAAACTCATAGTTGTGGAGATCTACTGCACACACACAGCAGCCTGTATCTTCTATTACCTGGCCACAACGCTGCCCGAGTCAATGGAAGGAAATACATGGATAGGGAGTTTGAAGTTGGGAGAGTACAGCTATGATCATTTCAGGGAGCTTGATCTTATCAAGCTTTATACCACCTCACTGTACTTTGCAATCGTCACAATGGCGACTGTTG GTTATGGTGACATTCATGCTGTAAATGTCAGGGAAATGATATTTGTCATGATCTATGTCTCGTTTGATATGATTCTTGGAGCTTACCTCATCGGTAACATGACTGCGCTTATTGTCAAAGGCTCGAGAACCGAGCGATTCAGGGACAAAATGAAAGAAGTCATCAGGTATATGAACAGAAATAAACTTGGGAAAGAGATAAGGGAACAGATCAAGGGGCATCTGAGGTTGCAGTATGAGAGCAGCTACACTGAAGCTTCTGTACTTCAGGATATCCCGATTTCAATTCGTGCAAAG ATTTCCCAAACACTGTACAAGCCATATGTTGAAAGCACTCCACTGTTCAAAGGCTGCTCAGCAGAATTTATTCAACAGATT GTGATCAGACTCCAAGAAGAGTTCTTCCTACCAGGAGAGGTTATTTTGGAGCAAGGCAGTGCGGTTGATCAGATATACTTTGTCTGTCATGGTGCGCTG GAAGGTGTTGGCATCGGCGAAGATGGCCAAGAGGAGACTATTTTGATGTTGGAGCCCGAGAGTTCTTTCGGTGAAATCGCCATTCTTTGCAACATTCCACAGCCATACAGTGTTCGTGTTTGCGAACTTTGCAGGCTCTTGCGGCTCGATAAGCAGTCATTCACAAACATACTGGAGATCTATTTTGTCGACGGAAGAAAAATTTTGAGCAACCTCACAGAT AACAATGAATATGGCGGTCGGGTCAAACAAATAGAATCGGATATCACATTCCACATAGGGAAGCAAGAGGCAGAGCTGACCTTAAGAGTAAATAGTGCCGCCTTTTATGGTGACCTTAATCAGCTCAAGGGTTTGATCCGAGCAGGAGCCGATCCAAAGAACACGGATTATGACGGGCGGTCTCCTTTG CATCTTGCAGCTTCCAAAGGGTATGAAGACGTTGCACAGTTCCTTATCCACGAAGGGGCTGATATCGATCTTGCCG ATAAATTTGGGAACACGCCACTGCTGGAGGCAGTGAAGCAGGGGCATGACCGGGTGGCCACGCTGCTCTTCAGCAGAGGAGCCAAGCTGAACCTCGAGAACGCCGGCAGCCACCTCTGCATGGCGGTGTCGAAGGGGGACTCCGACTTCGTTCGGAGGGCTCTTGCTTACGGCGCTGACCCAGACTCGAAAGACTACGATCACCGCAGTCCCCTCCACATAGCCGCCGCAGAGGGCCTGTACATGATGGCCAAGATGCTGGTAGACGCTGGCGCAAGCGCGTTCGCAACCGACAG GTGGGGCACTACTCCGCTAGACGAAGGGCGCAAGTCGGGTAGCAAGCCGCTGATGCTGCTGCTGGAGCAGGCGAAAGCCGACGAGCTGTCCAAGTTCCCCGCCCGCGGTGAAGAAGTGAGAG ATAGAATGCACCCGCGACGATGCTCCGTGTTCCCCAACCATCCATGGGATGATGGCGCCGAGCGCAGAGAGGGGGTGACCCTGTGGATTCCACACACGATCGACGGGCTCGTCAGGTCGGCGCAGGAGAAGCTGGGCTTGTCGGGCTCAGGCCTGCGCCTGCTCGGCGAGGATGGCGCGAGAGTGCAGGAGGTCGACATGGTCCATGATGGCCAGAAGCTCTATCTGGTCGGAGGCGATGACGGCGCGGGGCAGTGA